The Etheostoma spectabile isolate EspeVRDwgs_2016 chromosome 4, UIUC_Espe_1.0, whole genome shotgun sequence sequence ACAAATCCAGTAAAGGACTGTCAACTCTGTCTTATTATATAGTAGGTGTTCAAATCCAGCTGAGCCACTGACAAAACTAGGTCACTGTATGAACTGAAAATTACAGTACATCTCTTTTCAGTAACGTTTTTTTCTCAATTACAGATAACGCCTAGGCTCCCTGTGGACAACGGAGGGAAGAGGCTTTACGAGGAGCACTGCCGACTCAAAGGGATTTAAATGTATTCCAAGGCTCAGGACATAATTAAAATCGGAAAAAATAACTACAAGAAGTTCATTCTGTACTTTGAAATTGTGGCAGCTTATCAACAGACCTTGAAAACATGGGAAGTCACTGTCCTCCGCCTGCTCAGATCTTAGGATTTGTAGCGGATTGCTATCGTATTTTGGACTAAAAGTGAATGAACATGCTGACCAGAGCAGCTCCTTGCTACTTTGGAGAGTTGTCATAAATGCTTAGCAGTCTTAAGTGACACCATTAAAAAggtaatgtttaaaaaaaaaaaaaaagtgccagaAAAGTATTTATCTAAACATGTTACACTTTATCACAAAACAGGTGTTCATCATTTGACATGCAAACTAATGCAATATATTTAAGGAGCATTTGGAGAGATTTTGGTTAGACATCTTAATAAAATATGCTTCCAGATCAGTTAGTACTCACTGAAAATGCAATCTCACTCTGTCTGCCTTCTGGAGGTCCTAAAGATGAATTAGGTTAATGATGTGCTTTAATTTAGAATCTTTGGGGATTTATCTCCCTATTTATATGTCAGAGAGTGGAGACACTGCAATGGCGATTGATGAGGCAAATACAATCGAGTAAGGTTTTGAAAAATTTATTAATTACctacagaaaacaaaattaacAAATTAAGAGCGGAGACAAACAGGAGGAGACTTTGtataaaaacaagcaaaatggTTTTGAGGGGATCCAAAGcattacagtatttgtttttattacaatcTATTTCCAAATCCAACACCTCCATATACAGTGGAAACACTAAGTTTTTATGGAAATCACATGAACTGGAAATCACATGAACATTCAAGGCAtttctaaaaagtaaaaaaaaaaagctcaaaccTTTCAGCTTGTGCCTTCAACTTACATTGCTGCCAGAATCTGTGCAAAGCTGTTGCTGCAGAGCGGGAGACTAGAAGCTAACTCTTTGGTGCACTGCACACTGGCTGTGGACCTACAACTAGTTACATTTGACTGTAAATGTGGGAAACTTATTAAGCCTTTAACATGCAAGAAGTATGAAACAGCATAAAGTTGTCCACTTGTGCATGAAGTAGGTAAGGAATCTGAATGTTTTTCACATCATTATGTAtacaagtgttttttaaaaagacaagaATGCTGAAAAGTTTGGTTATCCAGAAAGATAGCGTGTGTCTCAGCCTCCAGACCTTGACATTTTTGCTTTCTAATCATGTAGTTCCACTTgtatacaaatgtaaaaaagttgTTTGGATAAAGCTAACTTAACGTTACTAAGAATGTTACTAGTCTTTCATCATGGCTGTTAACATTACGCACTTAATAATTCGGGGTACTTTGCACACATTTGACAGCCTAAGGCATAAAAGCTGGCACAGTTAACATGACTAGCAAAGAAATAGTTGGCTTATTATTGACCTTAATGATAACAGTATGTGGTTTTGATGGCAATCTTTACATCCTAACTACCTTCTGCATTTGTAAGTGCAACCTTCTTTTCCAGTCCGTTATCTATCactaaaaatacagaaaatgatGAGCTGCAGAGAAAGAACTCGAGTCGGGAAAAGAAATGAGAGCAAAGTCAATCAGTCCTATACAGCCATTAAAAAAGAGCTATACATATAGGAAGAAGACCACAAGTTCACTCTATCCCCACAATGTAATCCAAAACAGGTCAAAGACTCAGTAGCAGTCTCTTTTTATTGTACTcatgaaagtgtgtgtgggaaGCCTCTGAGCCATGACAGGAGGATGCCAGCACAATGCAGTCACAGGGTCTTGCAGACATTAATATGTTAGTTTACTTTGTTTTCAAGCCCAGGAACTTCAAACCTAATGTATTCTTTGACAATATGAGGGTGGCGGTGTGCATGCCGGCATCTAGGATGTGAGCCATGGATGGGAGAGGCACTGGGCCGCGGTGGCCCTCCTTTCAGTCACAAGGTCAAGCATGGGCAGCAGGAACGTGCTGAAGGTTTGTGCCTCGTCTTTGGACCACTCGTACTTTTCTACCAACACGTCATATAAACCCCACGGCTTCAGCCTGGTGATGTGACGCAGGTCACCTGGGAGAAAATAATAGGGTGCACAATTAtggttttatataaatattgtgTGTTTTGAAAAGTCATAAATTCACTGCACCACCTCTGTGAACTGGAAATAGCTGCTATACATTCAATTACCAAGTTCTGCCCACAAACAGACCAGTGTCCGTCTGAAATAGAAACGTCTGCACCAAATACATGAGCATATTTTAAGGATGAACTGGATTTAGCTACAGTAGACAGCCGCTGACATGTTTACCTTTCTTGGTGAAGAACTCCTTGGAGTATTTGCCTGCCAAGATCAGCTTCCGAGGAACTTTACCAAGCAGCTCAATGATCAGCGCTATGTGATCTACAGAAAggcagagaaacacacaaacagcagaaccgttttaataaatgtctgtgggaCTGGACTCTGTAGAAATGTACACCATTAAGGCTACAACTTCCCATGCGGACCTGCCATTAACACTCATTGCAGCGTGTCTTGTCTAATATAAACAATCTTCTAGTTGAAGCCTGGTGCCTCAGGGGAAGCAGACACTGACCTTCATCTCTGGAGTAGTCTTCTCCAGAGTGGGGTTCAAACAGATAATCTCCAGTAGCGAGCTCGAAGGCCTGAagattacaaacacacacattaacttaATAACCGGTAGATGGATGGGTTTAATCAAATACAAATTCATAAGTGTGGTCAATGAGGTCAAGATCTGGATTCCTTGACTCCTGTTTTCCTTTATCTTAAAGCATGcaagtgtgtgtcagtgttgtcactaaaacattaaaaaaggctTTGCTAATGTTTTATGGCGTAGGACAACCTGTTTGTACATTTTGAAGGATACACACAATGTGTTctgattacaaaataaaacaatgcaactgtGCTTGATACAATAAAACCTCTAGAGGCTTAAATAGTTCAAATAAGTGTTTATTCAGTTTATGTTTTCAGTCAGTGTTAATGACGATTGCTTCTAGTTCACAGGTGCTCCAAGCGCTTGTGACTGCGTGTCTGTTTTACCATGCAGGCTGTGCTCCAGATGTCTGCTGGTGTACTGTAGCCGGCTCCCGTCAGCACCTCCAGAGAACGATACTGCCGCGTTTGGATGTCGTCTGTGAAATGTTTGTTCTGCGAGAAGAGAGAAATAATTGAGCTGCCGTTTCCAAAGATTTAAAAGGTCAGATTTAAAGCAAAGGTAAACTTGTCTGCCAACAGACCCTCAAGGGTACAATAAGAGTCCTTTATTGAAAGATAAAAAGCTAATGTAAAGCTGCACTCACCACCCAGCAGGCGTTGCCAAGGTCAGCAATTTTAACCTGCAGCTTGTCAGCGTTAAGAGGGTCCAAGGGGTTTACTAACATATTGCCTGACGCTCCTGttaaaaagaggagagagggagacagggagagaggagggtgAGGTAGTGAAGCAGGAGGAAGAATGGCAGAAACGTTTAGACACATGGGAGAGGATCAAGAGAATCTAAGAAGGAAGAAAGCTCATAACTGCACTGGGTCCTTCCAACAGTTGAGAAGAACACTCCCAGGATCATAATAAATATGACTAACCTTTTTAACCCAAAGTCTGGGTTTGCATTTTGTGTATGCCACATTCAAACTCAAAGAGGAGGTTGCTACTGTAGCATGTAGGTTTATTTTCCTTATATAATCTAGGTAGTTCATTATCAGAGGTTGTTAGTGATGTGCCGGGATAATTCATATGTATTAGcccagtgtttctcaaactatatactttatctatctatctatctatctatctatctatctatctatctatctacttttTACCCCTTTTGAGAAACACTGTATTAGCCTAACTAGCACAGTCTGCTCATTTCCAGCTCTAACTGAAAACAGTTCAGCCCACACCTACTGTGTCACTCCAGTTCAAACTATTGTTACAGGTTTTTTTCTCATTGTAATGCACAAGCGGTAATGTGCTATTTGACAATCTTGTGCTGTTAAATTTGATATGAGAAGTgtgaaaatatactgtatagtccACAACAAAACAGTCTGTATAATTCAGTGCAAAGTGTATGATAACACTTGTACAAACCATGCTGTATAAAATGATATACAACATATTTTGATTTGAAGCAATTTCATATCCACAACAACACAGCATAATCAATTTGAAATACTCACTACAAGCTTCATATGGCTTCATTTAAGTGCTGGAATCAGAAGACACAcaatgtaaataattcattgttatacagtgtgtgAAAAAGGTTTAACTAACCATCCTGGCCGTCTACTTCTTCATCCCCTCTTTTGGTCTCCCCCTGAGTGTCCATCttatccttcttcttcttctcctcctcctcgtcatcTCCCTCCTTCAGCTCCACCGTGACAGAGTCTGGGTTGAGAGAGGCTGGGAGCGGCAGCAGGGCCGTGTCCCCGAGTGAACCGTTACAGGTCTGTTGCTCTTCTTTGTTACTTAATGAGCCCTGGGTTTCAGTGTTACTCTCTGGCTGGTTTGCGTTCTGTCGGTCCTCTTGCTCCTCTGTTGTCTGCTTGGTCCCTTGTGCCTCGAGATGGGTCTCCCTCTCCGGTGTGGAAGCGTGGCCGTTGCAGTTTACCTCCATCCCATTCTCCTCCTCGGCCGCATTCTCTCTCCGCTCATTTACCTCTGGTATCTGCTGGGGTTGCTCATCAGGAGTCGAGTCTGTGGTGAAACACATTTATTCTTTAACTCTGATACTGCCTATAAATGACCTAATACTGACTGACTACTATTCAGAGTTTATATAAACaattaacaaaaaagtaactaaaaaaGTTATCCGCTGTCCTCCATCTCAGTCTCACCCACCTGTGATAGTATGGTTAGCAATGTCTTGCAGCGTGGCAGACATAGAAAGGGTGGCTGTGGAAGTTGTATCTTCGGTGGTCTCTGTTGTtgtctcctcatcctcctcctcctcttcttctccttcagctcctcctccctccatctcctggATCCTCTTCTCCAGCATCTCTGCCTGcttcttctgctttttcttcatcttcttctttttgttctttgaCATTTTGGCCATCTTGGGAAAGAGAACAAGAGGAGAGGATCAAATCTAAGTTTGTATCCTCACTTAACTTGTATTGTGCTCCTAGGTCTTCAGATTACTAGATctggtaaaaataaaacataacttACTGGTTTGGGTACTGGGGCTGTACTCACTGTAGGGAACAAGAAAAATCAGAGGATTTCATTAGTGAACGACATGTGTGGCATATCCTTTGCCTCTCTATAATTAGTATTCTGCCCAGGTGGCTTAGTTGATTCACACCAAATTGTACTAATAGACTGCCTTTGCAGCGACACAAGGCTCAGCAGGAGCCACACATTCCTTTTGAGCAAGACGGTAATTTCCACACCCAATCCAGTG is a genomic window containing:
- the srpk1b gene encoding SRSF protein kinase 1b isoform X1; this translates as MWLLDWIFSINTAVVKLASGLTCKPEPHSRGGGSQPGQADSPLPEQDEEILGSDDDEQEDPNDYCRGGYHHVKIGDLFNGRYHVIRKLGWGHFSTVWLAWDIQEKRFVAMKVVKSAEHYTETALDEIKLLKSVRNTDPSDPCREKVVQLLDDFKISGINGTHVCMVFEVLGYHLLKWIIKSNYQGLPLPCVKSIIRQVLQGLDYLHTKCKIIHTDIKPENILLTVNEPYIKKMAAEATQWQKTGAAPPSGSAVSTAPVPKPMAKMSKNKKKKMKKKQKKQAEMLEKRIQEMEGGGAEGEEEEEEDEETTTETTEDTTSTATLSMSATLQDIANHTITDSTPDEQPQQIPEVNERRENAAEEENGMEVNCNGHASTPERETHLEAQGTKQTTEEQEDRQNANQPESNTETQGSLSNKEEQQTCNGSLGDTALLPLPASLNPDSVTVELKEGDDEEEEKKKKDKMDTQGETKRGDEEVDGQDGASGNMLVNPLDPLNADKLQVKIADLGNACWVNKHFTDDIQTRQYRSLEVLTGAGYSTPADIWSTACMAFELATGDYLFEPHSGEDYSRDEDHIALIIELLGKVPRKLILAGKYSKEFFTKKGDLRHITRLKPWGLYDVLVEKYEWSKDEAQTFSTFLLPMLDLVTERRATAAQCLSHPWLTS
- the srpk1b gene encoding SRSF protein kinase 1b isoform X2, with product MERKVLAMQARKKRTRPRKPGKKPEPHSRGGGSQPGQADSPLPEQDEEILGSDDDEQEDPNDYCRGGYHHVKIGDLFNGRYHVIRKLGWGHFSTVWLAWDIQEKRFVAMKVVKSAEHYTETALDEIKLLKSVRNTDPSDPCREKVVQLLDDFKISGINGTHVCMVFEVLGYHLLKWIIKSNYQGLPLPCVKSIIRQVLQGLDYLHTKCKIIHTDIKPENILLTVNEPYIKKMAAEATQWQKTGAAPPSGSAVSTAPVPKPMAKMSKNKKKKMKKKQKKQAEMLEKRIQEMEGGGAEGEEEEEEDEETTTETTEDTTSTATLSMSATLQDIANHTITDSTPDEQPQQIPEVNERRENAAEEENGMEVNCNGHASTPERETHLEAQGTKQTTEEQEDRQNANQPESNTETQGSLSNKEEQQTCNGSLGDTALLPLPASLNPDSVTVELKEGDDEEEEKKKKDKMDTQGETKRGDEEVDGQDGASGNMLVNPLDPLNADKLQVKIADLGNACWVNKHFTDDIQTRQYRSLEVLTGAGYSTPADIWSTACMAFELATGDYLFEPHSGEDYSRDEDHIALIIELLGKVPRKLILAGKYSKEFFTKKGDLRHITRLKPWGLYDVLVEKYEWSKDEAQTFSTFLLPMLDLVTERRATAAQCLSHPWLTS
- the srpk1b gene encoding SRSF protein kinase 1b isoform X3, coding for MGIRASCRPEPHSRGGGSQPGQADSPLPEQDEEILGSDDDEQEDPNDYCRGGYHHVKIGDLFNGRYHVIRKLGWGHFSTVWLAWDIQEKRFVAMKVVKSAEHYTETALDEIKLLKSVRNTDPSDPCREKVVQLLDDFKISGINGTHVCMVFEVLGYHLLKWIIKSNYQGLPLPCVKSIIRQVLQGLDYLHTKCKIIHTDIKPENILLTVNEPYIKKMAAEATQWQKTGAAPPSGSAVSTAPVPKPMAKMSKNKKKKMKKKQKKQAEMLEKRIQEMEGGGAEGEEEEEEDEETTTETTEDTTSTATLSMSATLQDIANHTITDSTPDEQPQQIPEVNERRENAAEEENGMEVNCNGHASTPERETHLEAQGTKQTTEEQEDRQNANQPESNTETQGSLSNKEEQQTCNGSLGDTALLPLPASLNPDSVTVELKEGDDEEEEKKKKDKMDTQGETKRGDEEVDGQDGASGNMLVNPLDPLNADKLQVKIADLGNACWVNKHFTDDIQTRQYRSLEVLTGAGYSTPADIWSTACMAFELATGDYLFEPHSGEDYSRDEDHIALIIELLGKVPRKLILAGKYSKEFFTKKGDLRHITRLKPWGLYDVLVEKYEWSKDEAQTFSTFLLPMLDLVTERRATAAQCLSHPWLTS